In the Symphalangus syndactylus isolate Jambi chromosome 17, NHGRI_mSymSyn1-v2.1_pri, whole genome shotgun sequence genome, tttcatgcTGAAAACTTCTgtaaggaggaaaggaaggaattaTGAAGTGAGGGAAACGTCTGAATGGAATTGGTGCTTAacgtggtttggctctgtgtccccacccaaatctcacctcgaattgtaatccccatgtgttgagggagggacctgtaatctgcacgtgtcaagggagggaggtgattggatcatgagggcagtttcccccatacttctctcatgatagtgagtctcatgagatctgatggttttataagtgtctggcatttctccTGCTGGCACTCactccctcctgccaccttgtgaagaaggtatcTGCTTCCttttcacctttcaccatgattgtaagtttcctgaggcctcctagccatgcttcctgctAAGCCTGCAAAACTGGGagttaaataaacctctttcctttataattacccagtttctattctctaatttttctctacattttgtttattgagacaaactaattaaaagacacaaacataGGGCATGTTTACATGGACATTATAACAAACATATACATTAAAGGTGTAGGAATGTGTTGCCTTCCTGCTAAACGGAAAGTTCCTaagcttttatatatataaaagttgtaCAATTTAATGTCCTAAAGTACAAAAGATCATTTATAAAGTTATTTTACACTAAgtactatttattttacttttttgctatGTAGTTCAACCCCCTAGAACTGTTTTGTATAACGACACACAGATACCTGTCCCTGAGGTAGGAAGTCTGTCTCAGATGCAAGGTATTTTGATGCCTGAACTGACACAGTAGGGTATAAACAGAAATCATCCAGTTTGATAGTCAGTCCTGCAAACATTCTGCAAGATTAACACAactaatttccatttctcttaacTGCAAtgactaaaaaatgaaaaaaaccaaaaacatattgcaacttaaaaaaaaatcacagtcttggttttagttaactttttttttttaacacaatgcTTTAAAAACAATGTGTGGCATGATGGTGTAAAGAGTATCTGTTTCCCTAGCTTTTGGTTTCTACTTTATGTACAGAGATAAAATATCCTgctaagaaataaaaagcacatgTCTCAACGTGCACAATCATTGCTGGATTTCTGCAGGGAGTGCAGACAGCTGTCTCCCTGAAAACACCACAAAACTGATACAAgtgttttctcaaaaaaagaaaaaaagtgatgtCCATATTTATAAAGTTGAACAAATCTGCGCAATACTTAAGAAACGgaaggagaaattttaaaaaagatacactCTGCATGTTCTGAAGGGGCATATATTACCTAGTTAGTGGTTAGAATAAAAACTGTACAATTTAATATAAGACATAAACTCTAGAGAGCAACTAACACATCTGTCTCTGTTGTAACATCAACAGGCTCTGATTGGGGGACAGAGGGGCATATGACATCCCAGTGCCTCCAGCGTCTTCCAATTTAAAGCAATATATTTGAACTGTTCCAAAGCACTCCTTGGCTCCTAAACAGGAGTCCCACTGGCCTCTGTTAGGAACCTGCCTGTCCACACACTTGACTTCTCCTCTGTCAGCTGAGGCTTTTCTTAGCAAAACacaatttgtagattttttttttaattttttttttaaagtcaactaCAATGCTATATTCCATCGGGATTAATATGCTGAGCAATATTTACATTTCCAAATATCAGGCCACAATCCCTATTATATGTTGAAGTTAGAATGATAAATTATCATATGCTTTGCATATCAGAGCTGGTATCACCTTTCCCATAGGGAATGCTGCCTGAAATTAACATATTCCCAAAGGTAAAATGCATATTCTCTGAAATGCATTTTATTATGACAATGCATGTATTTACtcataaaaacaataaacacaGACAATTCTACACTAGCTCTCAATCTGTGGATTTAGAATCTCAGGTTAAAATCAGCCATCCACCTTGTATAGGGAGAAGAGTTCTGCTAGTGTTTACAATAAAGTGATTCCTTGGGATTAGAAATAgtaatgctgtttttttttttttctgttttgaagtAGGTTCTACTTATTTATGATTGGTTTTAATTCTGGCATTTCATCTTGCCAGCTACTATCCTGTTTAAGCAATGTTGTCAGCTAAAAGGAATTTCTGATTAAAGTGGTCCTGTGATAAGTTACATACGCAGCCTACTTTGAATAATCCCAGCCAAATTGGAGAAAAATGCTACCACACTCTTATTAACTAATGTAATAAAATCTCCCAATTTCAtggtttactttttgttttaatcaactAAAAGTTAAGTTGCTGGTAAATATTTACTTTAacccacattttgtttttataatactgTTTACCAAGGCGGTGATGTAGGCAAAGCTTGGGGCAAGAAAGACATGCTCTCTACAGGTCTCATTGCTATATTGAGGGGGTGGCTAATGTCATAGGCGTGGGCAGACTCATTGGAGATGTGATGGTGACAGGGTGTGCTGTATTCTCTGGGGCAGTGACGGGGGTGGGGAGGTTGACCAGGGTAGTGAGTGTTAAAGGAGAGGTCATGGATAATGGACTGGTTATAGTTACAGGATGCCCTATGTTCATTGGGCTGGTTATGTTAACTGCACTTGAAACATTTACTGGACTTCTCATGCTCATTGCAGCTGCCACTGTGACTGGGTTTGGCATAGTCCCAGACGACACAGAGGATGTTATATTGAATGGAGTAGTGAGAATCACAGGTGTCGTAGCAGCCGTGGAGGTTTGGCACAGATTAGCAGcttctttcttccttgctttaACAGCTTCTTCCCACAGTCTCAGTGTTTCTACCTGCTTCCCTGGCCAGCTTGTcacatgttgttgttgttgttgttgctgctgctcctgctgctgcttttcGTTACTGGTCTCTTCACTTACACCTGTTTTACTGACGCCTTGTTTACATGTATTACAGTGGATACTTTGGCTCTGCCCATGAGTCTTTAAGTGGCTGGTGATGTATGCTGCACTCGGGAGCTTCCCACAGATGTTACATGATACCTTGCCTTCATGGTGCACCATGTGTGTCCGCAGTCTGTATTTGGTGGCAAAGGCAGCAGTGCACGTTTGGCATTTGAAGGGTCTTTCTGTTGAATGGACATGTTTTACATGACAGCTTAAGTGGTCAGGCCTTGAGAAGCCTTTCCCACAAACACTGCAAGTATAGGGTTTGGTGATGCCTCCATGAAACGTCACGTGGTAAGTCATCCGGTCCTTCCTCTTGAAGTGCTGATTACAAATAGGACACTGGAAGGGCGTCTCATCTGAATGGGAGAGCTTGTGCCGACTGAGATGGTACACATCTCGGAAGGCCTTCCCACACATCTCACAAGCACGGTTCTTCTTGACAGGCTTACTGGGTTTCTTGACAGATTGAGTCACTGGCATAGCTGTGGTGCTGACACTGCTACTGGGGTTGGTGCCCGAGGAAGATGTAGTGACTGTTGACAAGATGTCTGCAATGGTCGAGACCAACAAAGTTCGGCTGCTGTCCCCAGCGATGGTAGAGATGAGGGGAAACACCGTGGTGTGGGTTTTCTTTGGCCGGGACACCAACTTGGTCCCTGTGTGGCAGAATTCATGGCGCCTCAGGTGACAGCTGTCCCTGAAAGCTTTACTGCAGTAAGTGCATACAAATGaagttttgggtttttcttttttaatcccaATGGCATCCTTTAATGTTTCTGGTGCACCCTGAGGTTTCTGAGTTACTGGTATTGGGAGCAATGGTTTCTGAACAGGGGGCTCCACGGCAGAGCTCAGGAGGGGCAGCAAGCTCTTCTGTGCTGCCTGCTGTTGGTGATGGGAAGCTACATGGGCTGCCATTTGACCA is a window encoding:
- the LOC134731325 gene encoding vascular endothelial zinc finger 1-like, which encodes MAAHVASHHQQQAAQKSLLPLLSSAVEPPVQKPLLPIPVTQKPQGAPETLKDAIGIKKEKPKTSFVCTYCSKAFRDSCHLRRHEFCHTGTKLVSRPKKTHTTVFPLISTIAGDSSRTLLVSTIADILSTVTTSSSGTNPSSSVSTTAMPVTQSVKKPSKPVKKNRACEMCGKAFRDVYHLSRHKLSHSDETPFQCPICNQHFKRKDRMTYHVTFHGGITKPYTCSVCGKGFSRPDHLSCHVKHVHSTERPFKCQTCTAAFATKYRLRTHMVHHEGKVSCNICGKLPSAAYITSHLKTHGQSQSIHCNTCKQGVSKTGVSEETSNEKQQQEQQQQQQQQHVTSWPGKQVETLRLWEEAVKARKKEAANLCQTSTAATTPVILTTPFNITSSVSSGTMPNPVTVAAAMSMRSPVNVSSAVNITSPMNIGHPVTITSPLSMTSPLTLTTLVNLPTPVTAPENTAHPVTITSPMSLPTPMTLATPSI